Proteins encoded within one genomic window of Bacillus thuringiensis:
- a CDS encoding GNAT family N-acetyltransferase: protein MRVRNIQGEDYVKIHSVLNDWWGGRDMAAMLPKLFFVHFQETSFIIEEEGETLGFLCGFFSQTHKEEAYVHFIGVNPKYRRRGIASTLYSYFFDVARANNRKVVKAITSPVNKKSIQFHREIGFRIEAGDDEIEGVSVHTNYDGNGGSRVLFLKHV, encoded by the coding sequence ATGCGAGTAAGAAACATCCAAGGGGAAGATTATGTAAAGATTCATTCTGTTTTAAATGATTGGTGGGGCGGGAGAGATATGGCTGCCATGTTACCAAAATTGTTTTTCGTTCACTTTCAAGAAACGAGTTTTATCATTGAAGAAGAGGGAGAAACGTTAGGTTTTTTATGCGGATTCTTTTCCCAAACGCATAAAGAGGAAGCGTACGTTCATTTTATCGGTGTAAATCCGAAGTATAGAAGAAGAGGAATTGCATCGACATTGTATTCGTATTTCTTTGATGTCGCACGTGCAAATAACCGTAAAGTTGTAAAAGCAATCACATCACCAGTTAATAAAAAATCGATACAGTTTCATAGGGAGATTGGCTTTCGAATTGAGGCTGGGGATGATGAGATAGAGGGTGTATCGGTACATACAAATTATGATGGGAACGGCGGTAGTAGAGTTTTATTTTTGAAACATGTGTAA
- a CDS encoding serine hydrolase domain-containing protein, with protein MKTAEKLDQIIQEEYKNMNGMLVVQRGNVVFENYYNGYSPDNAFHVASVTKTIISALIGICVDKGYIKSVNQKVMEFFPEHNIKSSEITVRHLLTMTDPHPFVDWQEPLEELCTQQDWVQYTLDRIGKGGEIGTFKYSSAGAHVLSAIITSVTGKSAREFANEYLFQPLGMSEIPNYNMKAFGFDDLFGKDVKGWVHDPNGISTGGWGLTLTVKDMAKFGQMYLNEGIQNGKQILSKLWIKESTEMNQNQYGYLWWLREEDGIFSYCAMGDGGNVICCIPEKELVVVITSEVMPNARDRWELIKGYILPYLKD; from the coding sequence ATGAAAACTGCTGAAAAGTTAGATCAGATTATACAAGAAGAATATAAAAATATGAATGGTATGTTAGTAGTGCAGAGAGGTAATGTTGTTTTTGAAAATTATTATAATGGTTACAGTCCAGATAATGCGTTTCATGTAGCATCAGTCACAAAAACGATTATTTCTGCGTTAATTGGGATATGTGTAGATAAAGGTTATATAAAAAGTGTTAATCAAAAGGTAATGGAATTTTTCCCGGAACATAACATTAAGTCATCTGAAATAACAGTACGACATCTATTGACAATGACAGATCCACATCCTTTCGTAGACTGGCAGGAACCGTTAGAAGAACTATGTACGCAACAAGATTGGGTACAGTATACGTTAGATAGGATAGGAAAAGGCGGAGAAATTGGGACTTTTAAGTATTCATCTGCAGGAGCCCATGTATTATCAGCAATTATTACGAGTGTAACAGGAAAAAGTGCGCGTGAATTTGCAAATGAGTACCTATTTCAACCACTCGGCATGAGCGAAATTCCAAACTATAATATGAAAGCATTTGGATTTGATGACTTATTCGGAAAAGATGTAAAAGGATGGGTTCACGATCCAAATGGTATTTCGACGGGCGGATGGGGTCTGACGTTAACAGTTAAAGATATGGCTAAGTTTGGACAGATGTATTTGAATGAAGGTATTCAGAATGGAAAACAAATACTATCAAAATTATGGATAAAAGAATCGACAGAAATGAACCAAAACCAATATGGTTACTTATGGTGGTTACGAGAAGAAGATGGAATCTTTTCATACTGTGCTATGGGAGATGGTGGGAATGTCATTTGTTGTATTCCAGAGAAGGAATTGGTTGTAGTAATTACTTCTGAAGTTATGCCGAATGCACGGGATAGATGGGAGTTAATTAAAGGATACATACTTCCTTATTTAAAAGATTAA
- a CDS encoding NUDIX hydrolase has translation MMSKLTFGYKKPTEQYVLRPSCYAIIFNSSSKIAAIQKGNHYFLPGGGMEGNETKEECLHRELLEELGWAIEIEQYIGNAARYFYAEKEDTYYLNDGFFYIANMVQKQTENCEEDHVLRWMSPLHAIELLIHDHQRWAVEQALLLRKQKRSPSI, from the coding sequence ATGATGTCTAAACTTACTTTTGGTTATAAAAAGCCTACTGAACAATATGTATTACGACCTAGTTGTTATGCGATTATTTTTAATTCTTCTTCAAAGATTGCTGCTATCCAAAAAGGAAACCATTATTTTTTACCTGGTGGTGGTATGGAAGGTAATGAAACAAAAGAAGAATGTTTACATCGTGAATTACTAGAGGAATTAGGATGGGCAATTGAGATTGAACAATATATTGGTAATGCAGCGCGATATTTTTATGCGGAAAAGGAAGATACATATTATTTAAATGATGGGTTCTTTTATATTGCGAACATGGTGCAGAAACAAACTGAAAACTGTGAGGAGGATCATGTTCTAAGGTGGATGTCTCCATTGCATGCTATAGAGCTTCTCATTCACGATCATCAAAGATGGGCCGTTGAACAAGCTCTTTTATTACGAAAACAAAAAAGATCTCCTTCAATATGA
- a CDS encoding DUF3980 domain-containing protein yields the protein MINRKCSRCKEITGTMHGGKKIKEEFLCEDCLQKGIESGEIELSQVEEKKASYLSIKILKIMSVIYLIGSILMAFSAGSLIHDPGFGEVSISGSGAVGVIIIGSIFQSVLVFCGIWVFILLVEIVIKIYEKMK from the coding sequence ATGATAAATCGAAAATGTTCAAGGTGTAAAGAGATAACAGGTACGATGCACGGTGGTAAAAAAATTAAGGAAGAATTTCTATGTGAAGATTGTTTGCAAAAAGGAATTGAGAGTGGAGAAATCGAATTATCACAAGTGGAAGAAAAGAAAGCTTCTTATCTTTCTATAAAGATATTGAAAATAATGAGTGTGATTTATTTAATAGGATCTATTTTAATGGCTTTTTCTGCTGGATCTCTTATACATGACCCAGGATTTGGGGAAGTATCAATTTCAGGATCAGGTGCAGTTGGTGTTATTATTATTGGATCCATATTCCAGTCTGTACTTGTATTTTGCGGTATTTGGGTATTCATCCTATTAGTAGAAATAGTCATTAAAATTTATGAAAAAATGAAGTGA
- a CDS encoding erythromycin esterase family protein, with protein MFTKWKIGMITSLVAFTTFTSVISAEEKPKDQPKWEEWIKENAQKLDEPNAQTNEDLSFLKEKVKDERIVLLGESTHGAKEINQSKVRMIKYLHEEMGYDVIAFETGFAEANAVNQNLDQLTALQAMKKSLYGVWHTEEILELFQYIKDQKEKGTPLILTGFDAQFRWYSYFPEFAKEWLEKINPEIANDIEKAHTELLNIDEKIESKDNQYSYEQYKAEVQQVIAKYEKIKTFVQQHKAELNKIAPSNTYDVNLLEKTISIRIDTIKTLQDATVKEKNLIYPTNFKPTDLSFYIRDQKMGQALAWLSDIQYKNKKIIVWGHNYHIRKQNSKMILDWTKSQQYNFKAPNMIDYLPQRIKDQMYTIGVYSYSGKSWDSSNLNKIVTIDTDHAEQSIENILRTSQNPNVFVDLKGESNRPETSWMFTPTTARHWGLQKFEEILKPIEQYDGILWLDHISPSQYK; from the coding sequence GTGTTTACTAAATGGAAAATAGGAATGATTACTTCTCTTGTTGCTTTTACTACATTTACATCTGTGATTTCTGCTGAAGAGAAACCGAAAGATCAGCCAAAATGGGAAGAGTGGATAAAGGAAAATGCACAAAAGTTGGACGAACCAAATGCACAAACAAATGAAGATTTATCCTTTTTAAAAGAAAAAGTAAAGGATGAACGAATTGTTCTACTTGGTGAAAGTACACATGGAGCTAAGGAAATAAACCAATCAAAAGTACGTATGATTAAGTATTTACATGAAGAGATGGGATATGATGTTATTGCATTTGAAACAGGATTTGCGGAGGCAAATGCTGTAAATCAAAACCTCGACCAATTAACTGCTTTGCAGGCCATGAAAAAATCTTTATACGGTGTTTGGCATACTGAAGAAATTTTAGAGCTATTTCAATATATAAAAGATCAAAAAGAAAAAGGAACACCTCTTATATTAACAGGGTTTGATGCTCAATTCAGGTGGTATTCTTATTTCCCTGAGTTTGCAAAAGAATGGTTAGAAAAAATTAATCCTGAAATTGCTAATGATATAGAAAAGGCTCATACAGAATTACTCAATATTGATGAAAAAATTGAATCTAAAGATAATCAGTACTCATACGAACAATATAAAGCGGAAGTTCAACAAGTAATAGCCAAATATGAAAAAATTAAAACGTTTGTTCAACAACATAAAGCCGAATTAAATAAGATAGCCCCATCAAATACATACGATGTAAATCTGTTAGAAAAGACTATCAGTATACGCATTGATACAATTAAAACACTCCAAGATGCTACTGTAAAAGAAAAAAACCTTATTTATCCAACAAACTTTAAACCTACAGATCTATCATTTTATATTCGAGATCAAAAGATGGGACAAGCTTTAGCATGGTTAAGTGATATTCAATACAAAAATAAAAAAATCATTGTATGGGGACATAACTATCATATCCGAAAACAAAATTCAAAAATGATACTTGATTGGACTAAATCCCAACAATACAATTTTAAAGCACCGAATATGATTGATTATTTACCTCAACGGATAAAAGATCAAATGTACACAATTGGCGTATATTCATATAGCGGAAAGAGTTGGGATAGTAGTAATCTTAATAAAATAGTCACTATAGATACAGACCACGCTGAACAAAGTATCGAGAATATATTAAGAACATCTCAAAATCCTAATGTATTTGTTGATTTAAAAGGAGAAAGCAATCGTCCTGAAACATCTTGGATGTTTACCCCTACTACCGCAAGACACTGGGGTCTTCAAAAATTCGAAGAAATTTTGAAGCCGATTGAACAGTACGATGGCATATTATGGCTAGACCATATTTCACCATCACAATATAAATAA
- a CDS encoding SDR family oxidoreductase, with protein sequence MKILILGGTRFLGRAFVEVALNRGHEVTLFNRGTNKEIFPEVEQLIGDRNGDVSSLENRKWDVVVDTCGFSPHHIRNIGDVLKDNIKHYIFISSLSVYKDWIPHDIKEDYILQSEPTEEQIKAVENGEIYPYEHYGALKVLCEKEAEKYWPGRVLHVRAGLLLGMFDYTDRLPYWIQRVAKGGKVLVPGRKKRPVQIVDIKDVAYFGLNMAENNKAGIFNVTGPNDELTMDELLNTCKKVTNSDAEFVWVDESFMSEHNVQPWTEMPLWIPETFPLDGETEPWKGGFSISIYSAIKAGLTFRRLEHTVADVYTWMKRMEDRELKAGISVEKERVLLEKWYKEG encoded by the coding sequence ATGAAGATATTAATTCTAGGTGGTACACGATTTTTAGGAAGAGCTTTTGTAGAAGTGGCTTTGAACAGAGGGCATGAAGTTACATTATTTAACCGCGGAACAAACAAAGAAATTTTTCCAGAAGTGGAGCAGTTAATCGGTGACAGAAATGGTGATGTATCAAGTTTAGAAAATCGAAAATGGGATGTTGTCGTGGATACGTGTGGGTTTTCTCCACATCACATTCGGAATATTGGAGATGTCTTAAAAGATAATATAAAACATTATATATTCATCTCTAGCCTTTCCGTATATAAAGATTGGATTCCGCATGACATAAAAGAAGACTATATATTACAATCTGAACCGACGGAAGAACAAATAAAGGCTGTAGAGAATGGTGAAATATATCCTTATGAGCATTATGGTGCGCTGAAAGTATTATGTGAAAAAGAAGCAGAGAAGTATTGGCCGGGGCGTGTATTACACGTAAGAGCAGGACTTCTTTTAGGAATGTTTGATTATACAGATCGACTTCCATACTGGATTCAGCGTGTAGCAAAAGGAGGAAAAGTGTTAGTTCCAGGAAGAAAAAAACGTCCAGTGCAGATAGTTGATATAAAAGATGTTGCATACTTTGGACTCAACATGGCAGAAAACAATAAAGCAGGTATATTCAATGTAACAGGTCCGAATGATGAATTGACGATGGATGAACTATTAAATACGTGTAAAAAGGTTACGAATAGCGATGCTGAATTTGTTTGGGTAGACGAATCGTTTATGAGTGAACATAATGTGCAGCCTTGGACAGAAATGCCTTTATGGATTCCAGAAACTTTTCCGTTAGATGGTGAAACGGAGCCGTGGAAAGGTGGGTTTTCTATAAGTATTTATAGTGCTATTAAAGCAGGACTTACTTTTAGAAGGTTAGAACATACTGTTGCAGACGTATATACGTGGATGAAGCGGATGGAAGATAGGGAATTAAAAGCAGGTATTTCAGTTGAAAAGGAGAGAGTATTATTAGAGAAGTGGTATAAAGAAGGGTAA
- a CDS encoding NUDIX hydrolase — protein MDLTFEVEETCFNYRVGAICKYDNKILILQGDGEDFWYVPGGRVKMLENSEDALKRELAEEIGVPIKRKRLIWSVENFFTLSERKFHEISFYYEVELHELPANGADQYILEEEGRTYLFKWVPVEELHAYNLQPAFIKEKVKDIAVHTEHIVLQK, from the coding sequence GTGGATCTTACGTTTGAAGTTGAGGAAACATGTTTTAATTACCGAGTCGGAGCAATTTGTAAATACGATAATAAAATACTCATTCTGCAAGGTGACGGTGAAGATTTTTGGTATGTACCCGGCGGAAGAGTGAAAATGCTAGAGAATAGTGAAGATGCATTAAAACGAGAGCTTGCGGAAGAGATAGGTGTTCCTATTAAAAGGAAAAGGTTAATATGGTCAGTAGAAAATTTCTTTACACTTTCTGAGCGAAAGTTTCATGAGATTAGTTTTTATTATGAAGTAGAGCTACATGAATTACCTGCAAATGGAGCGGATCAATATATTTTGGAAGAAGAGGGGAGAACGTATTTGTTTAAGTGGGTGCCGGTAGAAGAGTTACATGCATATAATTTACAGCCTGCATTTATAAAAGAGAAAGTAAAGGATATAGCAGTACATACAGAACATATCGTTTTACAAAAATAA
- a CDS encoding AraC family transcriptional regulator: MENKQSRNEYVRRIHTVQDYIESNIDSSLSIEELADVAGFSKYHFHRIFKGIVDEPLSRYVNRLKLERATHLLTYRTDMTITDIAYHFGFTDSAVFSRTFKSHYGVSPSQYRNDNSKNCKDVSETSQYNECKKVRGDIEIVTVDDINVAYIRHIGTYEELTIAFPKMIEKLLRYAALQNYHEFEDTKVLTIYHDHHEYTEDYHLRTSLCITIPNESAVEPSDIGIMVIPSGKYAVGHFEIFEDDYKGAWDFIYGEWLPNSGYKPRDSYPFEVYKNDPKQHPKHKHIVDIYVPIEPF, translated from the coding sequence ATGGAGAATAAACAAAGTAGAAATGAGTATGTAAGACGCATACATACAGTTCAAGATTATATAGAATCTAACATAGATAGTTCACTATCCATTGAAGAGCTAGCCGATGTAGCAGGATTTTCGAAGTATCACTTTCATCGGATTTTTAAAGGAATAGTAGACGAGCCGTTATCTCGGTATGTGAATCGCTTGAAGCTAGAAAGGGCAACACATCTACTTACATATCGCACAGACATGACGATTACAGATATTGCGTATCACTTCGGTTTCACAGATTCAGCAGTTTTCTCCCGAACATTTAAAAGTCATTATGGTGTAAGTCCGTCTCAATATCGAAACGACAATAGCAAGAATTGCAAAGACGTAAGTGAAACTTCTCAATACAATGAATGTAAGAAGGTTCGAGGAGATATTGAAATTGTAACAGTGGACGATATAAATGTCGCATACATAAGACATATCGGTACATATGAAGAGTTAACTATAGCTTTTCCGAAAATGATAGAGAAACTACTTCGTTACGCAGCGCTGCAAAATTATCATGAATTTGAGGATACGAAAGTATTAACCATTTACCACGATCATCATGAATATACGGAGGACTATCATTTAAGAACAAGTTTATGTATAACAATTCCGAATGAGTCCGCAGTAGAACCGAGCGACATTGGAATAATGGTAATACCTTCTGGAAAGTATGCGGTAGGTCATTTTGAAATATTCGAAGATGACTATAAAGGAGCATGGGACTTTATATATGGTGAGTGGCTGCCAAATAGCGGATATAAACCGAGAGATTCGTATCCTTTTGAAGTATATAAAAATGATCCAAAGCAGCATCCAAAGCATAAACATATAGTTGATATATATGTACCAATCGAACCTTTTTAA
- a CDS encoding MFS transporter: MKSINPMNVIDESRIHSMHLWLIFWLFIVIAFDGYDVVIYGAAVPSLIKEWGISDVTAGAIGSYTVIGTAVGAIFFGLLADKIGRKNIILLTTIIFSLFTFLSGFANDPVTFTIFRVIAGIGLGGVMPNVIAIATEFSPKRVRTGIVSFIFCGYSVGAMAAALTSRSLLMTAGWKPVFWLAGLPLLFLPFLMKSIPESVGFLLGKGKIDEAKKVIAKVNPKLSEDATIEFIKPPTQEAGSPVVKLFEEKRAVSTIMFWISCFSAFVLIYSMNTWLPRLMMQSGYDLKSSLSFTAVMQIGAIVGTLIFGPIVDKVGFKKVLVPLFFCGAIALSLIGFANNMFVGFLLISIIGASSVGLQNMSNAFVSQYYPGNMRSTAVGSTMAFGRLGGVVAPTFVGVLLSMHFLPQYNFAAIASAAVIGGIAMLFVKEEHGMYYKEKKEIVSGGSNVTTAK, translated from the coding sequence ATGAAATCGATTAACCCAATGAATGTGATAGATGAGAGTCGTATTCATTCCATGCACCTTTGGTTAATATTTTGGCTATTTATCGTAATTGCATTTGATGGATATGATGTTGTTATTTATGGAGCAGCAGTACCGTCGCTCATTAAAGAGTGGGGGATATCGGATGTTACAGCAGGGGCAATTGGTAGTTATACAGTTATTGGAACAGCGGTTGGTGCTATTTTCTTCGGTTTATTAGCTGATAAAATTGGTCGTAAAAATATTATACTACTAACTACAATCATATTTAGTTTATTTACATTTTTATCTGGTTTTGCGAACGATCCTGTTACATTTACAATCTTCCGTGTCATCGCTGGTATTGGGCTTGGTGGAGTGATGCCGAATGTAATTGCTATAGCAACTGAATTCTCACCGAAACGAGTTCGAACTGGTATTGTATCATTTATTTTTTGCGGATATTCGGTGGGAGCAATGGCAGCAGCACTTACAAGTCGATCACTTCTCATGACAGCAGGATGGAAACCAGTCTTTTGGTTAGCGGGACTTCCTTTATTGTTTCTTCCGTTTTTAATGAAAAGTATTCCAGAGTCTGTTGGTTTCCTTCTAGGGAAAGGAAAAATAGACGAAGCTAAAAAAGTAATAGCGAAAGTAAATCCGAAATTAAGTGAAGATGCGACAATTGAATTTATAAAACCACCAACGCAAGAAGCTGGTTCTCCTGTTGTTAAATTATTTGAGGAAAAACGCGCAGTAAGTACGATTATGTTTTGGATTTCATGTTTTAGTGCTTTCGTGCTCATTTACTCTATGAATACTTGGTTACCAAGACTTATGATGCAATCAGGGTACGATCTGAAATCAAGTCTTTCATTTACAGCTGTCATGCAAATTGGCGCTATCGTTGGGACACTTATATTCGGTCCAATCGTGGATAAAGTTGGATTCAAAAAGGTACTTGTTCCATTATTTTTCTGTGGAGCGATTGCGTTATCCCTAATTGGATTTGCGAATAACATGTTTGTTGGATTTTTGTTAATTTCTATAATTGGTGCTTCTTCAGTCGGACTACAAAATATGTCAAATGCATTTGTTTCTCAATACTATCCTGGCAATATGCGATCAACGGCGGTTGGAAGTACAATGGCGTTTGGGCGCCTTGGAGGTGTGGTCGCTCCGACTTTTGTAGGGGTACTACTTTCTATGCATTTTTTACCGCAATATAACTTTGCGGCTATTGCGAGTGCTGCTGTAATTGGTGGTATAGCAATGCTATTTGTGAAAGAAGAACATGGAATGTATTATAAAGAGAAAAAAGAGATTGTAAGCGGAGGTAGCAACGTAACTACAGCAAAATAA
- a CDS encoding CPBP family intramembrane glutamic endopeptidase → MKNINKHIVYHSTLCIYFLTSLVYIILLNIENGRNYLGFTMVVPLLAVILFQKLFKKQNLVHTFGFSRPKIKTLIFSILLPLLLGLCLHFYFYNYDIKFLYHHWNELGFLLLVGLTVGFLSALLEEIIWRGNFHYYLRKKYSFKQTAIIIAFLWSLWHIPVAIFYKNYEFWFVGILSYLTLLFILSIILTYTREYGGSVISPAILHGMFNVFYLTDVVQNKWDASLIELIKFTLLAIVLGTMYLILHKVKK, encoded by the coding sequence GTGAAAAATATTAATAAACACATAGTTTATCATTCAACATTATGTATTTATTTTCTCACATCACTTGTATATATCATCTTGCTGAACATAGAAAATGGTCGTAATTATTTGGGGTTTACCATGGTTGTTCCACTTTTAGCTGTTATTTTATTTCAAAAATTATTTAAGAAACAAAACTTAGTTCACACATTTGGATTTTCACGTCCCAAAATAAAAACACTAATTTTCTCCATATTATTGCCACTACTTCTAGGACTATGTCTCCATTTCTATTTTTATAATTATGATATAAAGTTCTTATATCATCATTGGAATGAATTAGGATTTCTCTTGCTCGTTGGTCTTACAGTCGGATTTTTATCTGCATTATTAGAAGAGATTATATGGCGTGGGAATTTTCATTACTATTTACGAAAAAAATATTCATTCAAACAAACAGCTATTATTATAGCTTTTCTCTGGTCTTTATGGCATATTCCAGTAGCAATCTTTTATAAAAACTATGAGTTTTGGTTTGTAGGAATATTAAGTTATCTTACTTTATTATTTATATTATCTATCATTTTGACGTACACAAGGGAATATGGTGGTTCCGTAATATCACCAGCAATTTTACATGGTATGTTTAATGTATTTTATTTAACAGATGTAGTACAAAACAAGTGGGATGCCAGCCTAATAGAATTAATTAAATTTACCTTACTAGCAATTGTGCTGGGCACGATGTATCTTATACTTCACAAAGTTAAAAAATAG
- a CDS encoding amidohydrolase: protein MKKFISIFISLTMLFMLVGFEPAKKDTSKLADTIFINGNVYTVEAKQPWAEAVAIKNGEIIYVGNTKDAKKYKNKNTKIIDLKGKMLLPGFVDSHLHASETVNSLYSVDLVNARTVDEYVQAVEQYRKEHSDVKVIHGAGWSNTLFSSSGPTKDLLDAVVKDIPVALISEDYHSVWANSKALEIAEITKDTPNPNGGVIERNENGEPSGTLRDTATNLVLDKLPKYNTEQYKEGLKTFQQLAASNGYTQVNDVVVPQQDTVIEALTMLEKEQALSIRHNLALTIQPSEGQERIPYVKEQRAKLQGPLVKMNTVKLFMDGVLEGGTAYLHEPYNNKPNYYGVPVWEKTAFEQMVQTLDKEKFQVHIHSIGDAATTETLNTLAIAQEQNGKRDSRHKITHLQLVKENDINRFKDLGVIGVPQPTWFLKDGEYFAQAVELLGEERANEQYPMRSFINKGVVMASSSDYPITQGPYFSPLAGIQMGITRTSLQDTNSQNALNPKEKVSLAEMIKTYTINGAYANFLEKETGSIKVGKKADIVVLDKNLFKIPKHDIHKTRILLTLLEGKETFRHTEFR from the coding sequence ATGAAAAAGTTTATTTCTATTTTCATTAGTCTCACTATGCTTTTTATGTTAGTAGGATTTGAACCGGCGAAAAAAGACACTTCAAAACTAGCAGACACCATTTTTATTAACGGAAATGTCTATACAGTAGAAGCAAAGCAACCTTGGGCAGAAGCTGTTGCGATTAAAAATGGGGAGATTATTTATGTAGGTAATACGAAAGATGCAAAAAAATACAAGAATAAGAATACAAAGATCATTGATTTAAAGGGAAAAATGTTACTTCCAGGCTTTGTTGATAGCCACCTTCATGCTTCCGAAACTGTAAACTCTCTTTATTCTGTTGACTTAGTAAACGCTAGAACAGTTGATGAATATGTTCAGGCAGTTGAACAATACAGGAAAGAACATAGTGATGTCAAAGTTATTCATGGAGCTGGTTGGAGCAATACCCTCTTCTCATCATCTGGTCCGACAAAAGATTTATTAGATGCTGTTGTGAAAGACATTCCTGTCGCTTTAATTTCCGAGGATTATCATTCCGTTTGGGCAAACTCGAAAGCACTTGAGATCGCTGAAATTACAAAAGATACTCCAAACCCTAACGGTGGCGTAATTGAACGAAATGAAAACGGTGAACCGTCCGGTACGCTTCGTGATACTGCAACGAATCTTGTTTTAGATAAACTGCCAAAGTACAATACGGAACAGTATAAAGAAGGTTTAAAAACATTTCAACAGCTCGCAGCGAGCAATGGATATACACAAGTAAATGATGTCGTTGTTCCGCAGCAAGATACCGTCATTGAAGCACTAACAATGCTCGAGAAAGAACAAGCATTATCTATTAGACATAATCTTGCATTAACGATACAACCAAGTGAAGGTCAGGAGCGTATTCCTTATGTAAAAGAACAGCGTGCTAAATTACAAGGCCCACTTGTAAAAATGAATACGGTCAAGTTATTTATGGATGGTGTACTTGAAGGCGGAACTGCCTACTTACATGAACCGTATAACAATAAACCAAACTATTACGGCGTTCCTGTTTGGGAGAAAACAGCATTTGAACAAATGGTTCAAACATTAGACAAAGAGAAATTCCAAGTTCATATCCACTCTATCGGTGATGCTGCCACTACAGAAACATTAAATACATTAGCTATCGCTCAAGAACAAAACGGAAAACGAGATAGTCGCCATAAAATTACACATCTACAATTAGTAAAAGAAAATGATATAAATCGTTTTAAAGATTTAGGTGTCATTGGTGTTCCGCAACCAACGTGGTTTCTTAAAGACGGAGAATATTTTGCACAAGCTGTCGAATTATTAGGAGAAGAGCGTGCAAATGAACAATATCCTATGCGAAGTTTCATAAATAAAGGTGTTGTTATGGCTTCTTCTAGTGATTATCCCATTACACAAGGACCATACTTCTCCCCTCTAGCTGGCATTCAAATGGGGATTACTCGTACAAGTTTACAAGATACAAATTCACAAAACGCTTTAAACCCAAAAGAAAAAGTAAGTTTAGCAGAAATGATTAAGACTTATACTATAAATGGAGCCTACGCCAATTTTTTAGAGAAAGAAACTGGATCTATTAAAGTCGGCAAAAAAGCAGACATCGTTGTATTAGACAAAAACTTATTTAAAATTCCAAAACATGATATTCATAAAACGAGAATTTTACTGACTCTATTAGAAGGAAAAGAAACATTTCGTCATACAGAGTTTCGTTAA